In one window of Tenacibaculum mesophilum DNA:
- a CDS encoding CAL67264 family membrane protein codes for MNKNTVLGWATLIMVLMGVLLIGLAVFKYDEIAGYGFGAVGLGFFANAWVFNALKGRV; via the coding sequence ATGAACAAAAACACTGTCCTAGGTTGGGCAACGCTTATAATGGTATTAATGGGGGTTTTACTTATTGGATTAGCAGTATTTAAATATGATGAAATAGCAGGGTATGGATTTGGAGCTGTTGGTTTAGGTTTTTTTGCAAATGCATGGGTGTTTAATGCCCTAAAAGGAAGAGTTTAA
- a CDS encoding isocitrate lyase, translating to MKNLAHANYSSALQTVKELKKKFGSTWNSVSPENAARMVAQNRFKTGLDIARYTAAIMREDMAAYDADSSNYTQSLGCWHGFVAQQKMIAVKKHHKTTSKRYLYLSGWMVAALRSEFGPLPDQSMHEKTAVPALIEEIYDFLRQADAIELNDLFRRLENGEDVQSEIDNFETHIVPIIADIDAGFGNEEATYLLAKKMIQAGACAIQIENQVSDAKQCGHQDGKVTVPHEDFIAKLNAIRYAFLELGVEDGVIVARTDSEGAGLTQKLPVSQEPGDLASQYLAFVEAEEITIDEAKEDDVLLKRDGKLVRPVRLANGLYKFREGTNIDRVVLDCITSLQNGADLLWIETPTPHVGQIAHMVNRVRAVVPNAKLVYNNSPSFNWTLNFRNQVYDEMVAEGENMTGYDRNNLMNAAYDGTELCHRADEKIRTFQIDGAREAGIFHHLITLPTYHTTALHMNDLTEGYFGEDGMLAYVRGVQRQEIRKGVSCVKHQRMAGSDLGDDHKTFFAGDKALKASGEKNTSNQFEVGTKDKGIEEESAVAV from the coding sequence ATGAAAAATTTAGCACACGCTAATTATAGTTCTGCTTTACAAACAGTGAAAGAATTAAAGAAAAAGTTTGGATCAACTTGGAATTCAGTTTCTCCAGAGAATGCTGCTAGAATGGTAGCACAAAACCGTTTTAAAACAGGTTTAGATATCGCTAGATATACCGCTGCAATTATGAGAGAAGATATGGCGGCTTACGATGCAGATTCATCTAATTATACACAGTCATTGGGGTGCTGGCACGGATTTGTAGCACAACAAAAAATGATTGCAGTAAAAAAACATCACAAAACAACAAGTAAACGTTATTTATATCTTTCAGGATGGATGGTAGCTGCATTGCGTTCAGAGTTTGGTCCATTACCAGATCAATCGATGCATGAAAAAACAGCAGTTCCTGCGTTAATTGAGGAGATTTATGATTTTCTACGTCAAGCAGATGCTATTGAATTAAACGATTTATTTAGAAGATTAGAAAACGGAGAAGATGTACAGAGTGAAATTGATAATTTTGAAACACATATAGTTCCAATTATTGCTGATATTGATGCTGGTTTTGGAAATGAAGAAGCTACGTATTTGTTAGCTAAAAAAATGATTCAGGCTGGTGCTTGTGCTATTCAGATAGAAAATCAAGTTTCAGATGCTAAACAATGTGGGCATCAAGATGGAAAAGTAACCGTGCCACACGAAGACTTTATAGCAAAATTAAATGCAATTCGATACGCCTTTTTAGAGTTAGGCGTAGAAGATGGAGTTATTGTAGCAAGAACCGATTCGGAAGGAGCAGGATTAACTCAAAAATTACCTGTAAGTCAAGAACCAGGAGATTTAGCTTCTCAATATTTAGCATTTGTAGAAGCTGAAGAAATTACAATTGATGAAGCAAAAGAAGACGATGTATTACTAAAACGTGATGGAAAATTAGTGCGCCCTGTACGTTTGGCGAATGGTTTGTATAAGTTTAGAGAAGGAACGAATATTGATAGGGTAGTGCTAGATTGTATTACTAGCTTACAAAACGGAGCCGATTTGTTATGGATTGAAACGCCTACGCCTCATGTGGGGCAAATTGCTCATATGGTAAATAGAGTAAGAGCTGTGGTTCCTAATGCGAAGTTGGTGTACAATAACTCACCATCGTTTAATTGGACATTGAATTTCCGTAATCAAGTGTATGATGAAATGGTTGCTGAAGGTGAAAACATGACAGGATACGACAGAAATAATTTAATGAATGCGGCTTATGATGGTACAGAATTGTGTCATAGAGCGGATGAGAAAATCCGTACTTTCCAAATAGATGGGGCAAGAGAAGCAGGTATTTTCCATCATTTAATCACCTTACCAACATACCATACAACAGCGCTACATATGAATGATTTAACAGAAGGTTATTTCGGAGAAGATGGAATGTTAGCGTATGTAAGAGGAGTGCAACGACAAGAAATTAGAAAAGGAGTTTCATGTGTAAAACATCAACGAATGGCTGGTTCTGATTTAGGAGACGACCATAAAACATTTTTCGCAGGAGATAAAGCGTTAAAAGCTAGTGGAGAAAAGAATACATCTAATCAATTTGAAGTAGGGACAAAAGATAAAGGGATAGAAGAAGAAAGTGCCGTAGCAGTATAA
- a CDS encoding MarR family winged helix-turn-helix transcriptional regulator: MGDISKDINSKFPNNKIKAFINIKYTANWINSQENEFFKQYSISSQQFNILRILRGAKEAIKVQTIKDRMIERAPNATRLMDKLYEKNLIDRERCKHDRRVVYISITQQGKKLLKAIDDKLHLDFIENLTEEEATQLSGLLDKIRQ, from the coding sequence ATGGGAGATATTTCAAAAGATATTAATTCAAAGTTTCCAAATAATAAAATTAAAGCGTTTATAAATATTAAATACACTGCCAATTGGATAAACAGTCAAGAAAATGAGTTTTTTAAGCAGTACAGTATTTCATCTCAACAATTTAATATTCTTCGTATTTTAAGAGGAGCAAAAGAAGCGATAAAAGTTCAAACAATAAAAGATAGAATGATTGAACGAGCTCCAAATGCTACGAGATTAATGGATAAATTATACGAGAAGAATTTAATAGATCGTGAAAGATGTAAGCATGATAGAAGAGTAGTTTATATAAGTATTACGCAACAAGGAAAAAAGTTATTAAAAGCAATAGATGATAAGTTACATTTAGATTTTATTGAAAATTTAACGGAAGAAGAAGCTACACAACTTAGTGGTTTACTAGATAAAATTAGACAATAG
- a CDS encoding bifunctional helix-turn-helix transcriptional regulator/GNAT family N-acetyltransferase, producing MMRETQLVYDEFNIHFDPYLFPTFKIIKNKDGVTNTEITNSLKTSQPATTQAINKLHKKGLITLKEDKSDKRKKVIFISNKGKQLIENVTPIWNSIEHTIKKYTNIKAESLTELINELETKFDEKSFSEAIIEHIKMNTTQSTVTITTFKEEYNSSFYNLNIEWLQTFFYVEPYDEEVLSNPHKYIIDKGGHIFFAKLNNEVVGTVALMPMSEPNVYELTKMAVSPKHRGYKIGQQLMQHCIDFAKDKQFDKLVLYSNTKLENAIYIYRKFGFLEIPVEEDCPYERCNIKMELKTKS from the coding sequence ATGATGCGTGAAACACAATTGGTGTACGATGAGTTTAATATTCATTTTGACCCTTACCTATTTCCTACTTTTAAAATTATAAAAAACAAAGATGGTGTTACTAATACTGAGATTACCAACAGTTTAAAAACATCGCAGCCTGCTACTACTCAAGCTATTAATAAGCTTCATAAAAAAGGACTTATCACCCTCAAAGAAGATAAATCGGATAAGCGAAAAAAAGTTATTTTTATTTCTAACAAAGGAAAGCAGCTCATAGAGAATGTAACCCCTATATGGAACAGCATTGAACACACTATTAAAAAGTACACTAATATAAAGGCTGAATCACTAACTGAACTTATAAATGAATTAGAGACTAAGTTCGATGAAAAGTCTTTCAGCGAAGCTATTATAGAACATATAAAAATGAATACAACACAAAGTACTGTAACGATTACCACATTTAAGGAAGAATACAACTCATCTTTTTACAATCTGAACATTGAATGGTTACAAACATTTTTCTACGTAGAACCTTATGATGAGGAAGTTTTAAGCAATCCTCACAAATATATTATTGACAAAGGAGGACATATTTTCTTTGCTAAATTAAATAATGAAGTTGTAGGTACTGTAGCTTTAATGCCTATGAGTGAACCTAATGTTTATGAATTAACAAAAATGGCTGTTTCACCAAAACACAGGGGTTACAAAATAGGACAACAACTCATGCAACATTGTATTGATTTTGCAAAAGACAAACAGTTTGATAAATTGGTTTTATACTCAAACACGAAACTTGAAAACGCTATTTACATTTATAGAAAATTTGGCTTTTTAGAAATTCCTGTGGAAGAAGACTGCCCATACGAACGTTGTAATATTAAAATGGAATTAAAAACAAAGTCTTGA
- a CDS encoding DoxX family protein, whose translation MKRDKIIFYVATGLLTLLMFFSAGMYFFNHAEVAKMFTAFGYPTYIIYPYAVAKLLGLIALWFFRGKFLNEWAYAGFFFAFILAFFAHFMIGDGEQTGAVIAIVLLIVSYIYSKKI comes from the coding sequence ATGAAAAGAGATAAAATTATTTTTTATGTAGCTACAGGGTTATTAACATTATTAATGTTTTTTTCAGCAGGAATGTATTTTTTTAATCATGCAGAAGTAGCTAAAATGTTTACAGCATTTGGGTACCCAACATACATTATTTACCCATATGCAGTAGCTAAGCTGTTAGGTTTAATAGCTTTATGGTTTTTTAGAGGAAAGTTTTTAAATGAATGGGCGTATGCAGGTTTTTTCTTTGCATTTATTCTAGCTTTTTTTGCTCATTTTATGATTGGTGATGGAGAACAAACAGGAGCTGTAATAGCAATCGTACTATTAATAGTTTCGTATATTTATAGTAAAAAAATATAA
- a CDS encoding NADPH-dependent 2,4-dienoyl-CoA reductase — MKYKHIFEPLDLGFTTLKNRVLMGSMHTGLEEEKNGIKRIASYYAERARGGVGLIVTGGIAPNIQGWTAPFSARMSTKKHAREHKVITEAVHKEGGKICMQILHSGRYGYHPFNVAPSKIKSPITPFKPFALKQSGIRRTVKDFVNCAKLSQEAGYDGVEIMGSEGYLINQFIVTRTNKRTDDYGGKYENRIRLAVELVRKIREAVGENFIIIYRLSMLDLVEQGSSWEEVVQLGKEIEKAGATIINTGIGWHEARIPTIATSVPRAAFTWVTKKMKEELSIPLVTSNRINMPDTAEKVLAEGHADMISMARPFLADPEWVNKAKEERIDEINTCIACNQACLDHAFQKKVASCLVNPRACHETELNYNLTSKKKKIAIVGAGPAGLAASTVAAQRGHDVTLFDADKETGGQFNIAKQIPGKEEFYETIRYFNKQLELHKVNVKLNTRVTAEDLYNGNFDEVVLATGITPRTPRIEGVDHEKVLSYIDVVKLKKPVGKRVAVIGAGGIGFDVSEYLAHEGESTSQNIDAWLKEWGIDKTLKSRAGIEGVTPEVHPSPREIYMFKRSSGKFGGNLGKTTGWIHRSVLKRKKVQFINEVQYTKIDDEGLHYVQNEEQKVLPVDNVIICAGQVPFKELLEPLEAKGMKVHVIGGADVAAELDAKRAINQGSRLAAEL; from the coding sequence ATGAAATACAAACATATTTTTGAGCCGTTAGATTTAGGTTTCACTACTTTAAAAAATCGAGTGTTAATGGGATCTATGCATACTGGTTTAGAAGAAGAAAAAAATGGAATTAAACGCATTGCTTCTTACTATGCAGAGCGTGCACGTGGTGGGGTAGGTTTGATTGTTACAGGAGGAATTGCACCGAATATTCAAGGATGGACAGCACCTTTTTCTGCCCGTATGAGTACAAAAAAGCATGCCCGTGAACACAAAGTAATTACAGAAGCAGTTCATAAAGAGGGCGGTAAAATATGTATGCAAATTTTACACTCAGGACGTTATGGATACCACCCATTTAATGTGGCACCTTCAAAAATCAAATCACCAATAACGCCTTTCAAACCATTTGCATTAAAGCAATCGGGAATACGAAGAACAGTAAAAGACTTTGTAAACTGTGCTAAATTATCACAAGAAGCAGGATATGATGGTGTAGAAATCATGGGGTCTGAAGGATATTTAATTAATCAGTTTATAGTAACGAGAACTAATAAAAGAACCGACGATTATGGAGGTAAGTATGAAAATAGAATTCGTTTAGCAGTAGAATTGGTTCGAAAAATTAGAGAAGCTGTTGGAGAGAACTTTATCATTATCTATCGTTTATCGATGCTAGATTTGGTAGAACAAGGAAGTTCTTGGGAAGAAGTAGTACAGTTAGGAAAAGAAATAGAAAAAGCTGGGGCTACTATTATCAATACAGGTATTGGATGGCATGAAGCACGAATTCCTACTATTGCAACCTCAGTACCTAGAGCTGCGTTTACTTGGGTAACCAAAAAAATGAAAGAAGAACTATCTATTCCATTAGTTACTTCTAACCGAATAAATATGCCAGATACTGCTGAAAAAGTTTTGGCAGAAGGACATGCAGATATGATTTCAATGGCACGCCCATTTTTAGCAGATCCAGAATGGGTAAACAAAGCTAAAGAAGAAAGAATAGATGAAATAAATACTTGTATAGCTTGTAATCAAGCTTGTTTAGACCATGCATTTCAAAAGAAAGTAGCAAGTTGCTTGGTAAACCCAAGAGCATGTCACGAAACAGAACTTAACTACAATCTAACTTCAAAAAAGAAAAAAATAGCAATTGTAGGAGCAGGACCAGCTGGTTTAGCAGCTTCAACAGTAGCAGCTCAAAGAGGGCACGATGTAACCTTATTTGATGCCGATAAAGAAACAGGAGGTCAGTTTAATATAGCAAAACAAATTCCAGGAAAAGAAGAGTTTTATGAAACCATTCGTTACTTTAATAAGCAATTAGAATTGCATAAGGTAAATGTAAAGTTAAACACAAGGGTTACTGCTGAAGATTTATACAATGGTAATTTTGATGAGGTTGTTTTAGCAACTGGAATTACACCGAGAACCCCAAGAATAGAAGGGGTTGATCATGAAAAAGTATTGAGTTATATTGATGTTGTGAAATTAAAGAAACCTGTAGGTAAACGTGTTGCGGTTATTGGAGCGGGAGGAATTGGTTTTGACGTTTCAGAATATTTAGCTCATGAAGGAGAGAGTACTTCTCAAAATATAGATGCTTGGTTAAAGGAATGGGGTATTGATAAAACATTAAAATCACGTGCAGGAATAGAAGGTGTTACTCCTGAAGTTCATCCTTCACCAAGAGAAATATATATGTTTAAACGTAGTTCAGGAAAGTTTGGAGGAAATTTAGGAAAAACTACAGGATGGATTCATCGTTCAGTATTAAAAAGAAAAAAAGTACAATTTATAAATGAAGTACAGTATACAAAAATAGATGATGAAGGTTTACACTATGTTCAAAATGAAGAACAAAAAGTATTACCAGTTGATAATGTGATTATTTGTGCAGGTCAAGTTCCATTTAAAGAATTGTTAGAGCCATTAGAAGCCAAAGGAATGAAAGTACATGTAATTGGAGGAGCTGATGTTGCGGCAGAATTAGATGCAAAGAGAGCCATAAACCAAGGAAGTAGATTAGCTGCTGAACTCTAG
- a CDS encoding cupin domain-containing protein, with the protein MITYDMDTTQTINILQEAEKLKKYFSPKIISEVNNEYVKLAKIKGEDIPWHNHENEDELFYIIDGSLLMEIENQPSFTMKKGDLFVVPKGVNHRVSSSEDCLIMLIETKSTKHTGDLITPITKSIDNQKY; encoded by the coding sequence TTGATAACTTACGATATGGATACTACTCAAACAATTAACATCTTACAGGAAGCTGAAAAACTAAAAAAATACTTTTCTCCTAAAATAATTTCTGAAGTTAACAATGAATATGTTAAACTCGCCAAAATTAAAGGGGAAGATATTCCGTGGCATAATCATGAAAACGAAGATGAGCTTTTTTATATTATCGATGGAAGTCTTTTAATGGAAATAGAAAATCAACCTAGTTTTACGATGAAAAAAGGTGATTTATTTGTAGTTCCTAAAGGTGTAAATCACAGAGTTAGTTCTTCGGAAGATTGTTTAATTATGCTTATTGAAACAAAATCTACCAAACATACCGGTGACCTAATTACTCCTATTACGAAATCTATTGATAATCAAAAATATTAA
- a CDS encoding NADPH-dependent FMN reductase, which produces MKKIIAFAGSNSKKSINKQLVTYASSLLGGIEVSVLDLNDYPLPIYGIDKEIEEGVPENAAIFLEKIKEADGIAVSLAEHNGNFTVAFKNIIDWMSRIEQKIWHNKPMLLLSTSPGGRGGASSMAIAKNGFPHMGANVIADFSLPKFYDNFNDGRIVNEEFNEEIKEAVTTFQKAV; this is translated from the coding sequence ATGAAAAAAATAATCGCTTTCGCAGGTAGTAACAGCAAAAAATCAATAAACAAACAATTAGTAACATATGCTTCTAGCTTATTAGGTGGAATTGAAGTTTCAGTATTAGATTTAAACGATTATCCATTACCTATTTATGGAATTGATAAAGAAATAGAAGAAGGTGTACCAGAAAATGCCGCAATATTTCTAGAAAAAATTAAAGAAGCAGATGGAATAGCTGTATCGTTAGCAGAACATAATGGTAATTTTACGGTAGCTTTTAAGAATATTATAGACTGGATGTCGCGTATAGAACAAAAAATATGGCATAATAAACCAATGCTATTATTATCAACTTCTCCTGGAGGTAGAGGAGGGGCGTCGTCAATGGCAATAGCTAAAAATGGATTTCCTCATATGGGAGCAAATGTTATAGCAGATTTTTCTTTACCGAAATTTTATGATAACTTTAATGACGGAAGGATTGTAAATGAGGAGTTTAATGAAGAAATAAAAGAAGCAGTTACAACTTTCCAAAAAGCAGTATAA
- a CDS encoding glutaredoxin family protein produces the protein MKIVLYGRKGHAHTVAYKNFLKSAEVPFEYKDVSVDDEAKEHTKELYEGQVKYPTLFVDDEVYLTPSSDTFNKLMQDLKLKG, from the coding sequence ATGAAGATAGTTTTATATGGTAGAAAAGGACATGCACATACAGTTGCATATAAAAACTTTTTAAAATCTGCAGAAGTACCATTTGAATATAAAGATGTTTCTGTTGATGATGAAGCAAAAGAACACACGAAAGAATTATATGAAGGTCAAGTTAAATATCCAACGCTATTTGTTGATGATGAAGTGTATCTGACACCATCATCAGATACTTTCAACAAATTAATGCAAGACTTAAAGTTAAAAGGATAA
- a CDS encoding OsmC family protein, whose protein sequence is MSNNPTATVTLTDRNYLAEAKMRNHFAVIDEPLDKGGDDNGPTPVEYLLTAIGGCVSITLRMYAERKGWDLGKVTVNVSQKEQLTPEGIKKSLVEEISFEKEVTEEQHTKLLEIAGKCPVAKMVKGETEIESKITT, encoded by the coding sequence ATGAGCAACAATCCAACAGCAACAGTTACTTTAACTGACCGAAATTACTTAGCAGAAGCAAAAATGAGAAATCATTTTGCTGTTATTGATGAGCCTTTAGACAAAGGAGGAGACGATAATGGACCAACTCCAGTAGAATATTTACTAACTGCAATTGGTGGATGTGTGTCTATTACTTTGAGAATGTATGCAGAGAGGAAAGGATGGGACTTAGGAAAAGTTACAGTAAATGTTAGCCAAAAAGAACAATTAACTCCAGAAGGAATTAAAAAATCATTAGTAGAAGAAATTTCATTCGAAAAAGAAGTTACAGAAGAGCAGCATACTAAACTATTAGAAATAGCAGGTAAATGCCCAGTAGCTAAAATGGTGAAAGGTGAAACAGAAATTGAGTCAAAAATAACAACATAG
- the ettA gene encoding energy-dependent translational throttle protein EttA translates to MSDDKKVIFSMNKVSKTYQSTGKQVLKDIYLSFFYGAKIGILGLNGSGKSTLLKIIAGVEKNYQGDVTFSPGYKVGYLEQEPQLDEDKTVLEVVKEGVAETVAILDEYNKINDMFGLEEVYSDADKMQKLMDRQAELQDKIDASNAWELDTKLEIAMDALRTPEGDKKIGVLSGGERRRVALCRLLLQEPEILLLDEPTNHLDAESVHWLEHHLAQYKGTVIAVTHDRYFLDNVAGWILELDRGEGIPWKGNYSSWLDQKSKRLAQESKTASKRQKTLERELEWVRQGAKGRQTKQKARLKNYEKLMSQDQKQTEEKLEIYIPNGPRLGTNVIEATGVSKAYEDKLLYENLEFNLPQAGIVGIIGPNGAGKTTIFRMIMGEETPDAGSFKVGETAKIAYVDQSHSNIDPEKSIWENFSEGQDLVMMGGKQVNSRAYLSRFNFSGSEQNKKVATLSGGERNRLHLAMTLKEEGNVLLLDEPTNDLDVNTLRALEEGLENFAGCAVVISHDRWFLDRICTHILAFEGDSQVYFFEGSFSDYEENKKKRLGGDLMPKRIKYKKLIR, encoded by the coding sequence ATGAGCGACGATAAAAAAGTCATTTTTTCAATGAATAAGGTCTCTAAGACCTACCAAAGTACAGGAAAACAGGTTCTTAAAGATATCTATTTAAGTTTCTTTTATGGAGCTAAAATTGGTATTTTAGGTTTAAACGGTTCAGGTAAGTCTACTTTGTTAAAAATTATAGCAGGAGTAGAAAAAAACTACCAAGGAGATGTTACGTTCTCTCCAGGTTATAAAGTAGGATATTTAGAACAAGAACCTCAGTTAGACGAAGATAAAACCGTTTTAGAAGTTGTTAAAGAAGGAGTAGCAGAAACAGTTGCTATTTTAGATGAATACAACAAAATAAACGATATGTTTGGCTTAGAAGAAGTATATTCTGATGCAGATAAGATGCAAAAGTTAATGGATCGTCAAGCTGAACTACAAGATAAGATTGATGCTTCTAATGCATGGGAATTAGATACTAAGTTAGAAATAGCGATGGATGCTTTGCGTACGCCAGAAGGAGATAAGAAAATCGGAGTATTATCTGGAGGAGAGCGTCGTCGTGTTGCCTTATGTCGTTTATTATTACAAGAACCAGAAATTTTATTATTAGATGAGCCTACCAACCACTTAGATGCAGAATCTGTACATTGGTTAGAGCATCATTTAGCACAATATAAAGGAACGGTAATTGCAGTAACACACGACCGTTATTTCTTAGATAACGTTGCAGGTTGGATTTTAGAATTGGATAGAGGTGAAGGTATTCCATGGAAAGGAAACTATTCATCTTGGTTAGACCAAAAATCTAAACGTTTAGCTCAAGAAAGTAAAACAGCCTCTAAGCGTCAAAAAACTTTAGAACGAGAGTTAGAATGGGTACGTCAAGGAGCAAAAGGTCGTCAAACAAAGCAAAAAGCACGTTTGAAGAACTATGAAAAGTTAATGAGTCAAGATCAGAAGCAGACGGAAGAAAAATTAGAAATATACATTCCTAATGGTCCTCGTTTAGGAACGAACGTAATAGAAGCTACAGGTGTTTCTAAAGCTTATGAAGACAAATTATTATACGAAAATTTAGAGTTCAACCTACCACAAGCCGGAATTGTAGGAATTATTGGTCCGAACGGAGCTGGTAAAACCACTATTTTTAGAATGATCATGGGAGAAGAAACTCCTGATGCGGGAAGCTTTAAAGTAGGGGAAACAGCTAAAATAGCTTATGTAGATCAGTCACATTCTAATATTGACCCAGAAAAATCTATTTGGGAGAACTTCTCTGAAGGTCAAGATTTAGTGATGATGGGAGGTAAACAAGTAAATTCAAGAGCTTATTTAAGTCGTTTCAACTTCTCGGGAAGTGAGCAAAATAAAAAAGTAGCAACCTTATCAGGAGGGGAGCGTAACCGTTTGCATTTAGCAATGACGTTAAAGGAAGAAGGTAACGTATTGTTATTAGATGAGCCAACAAACGATTTAGATGTAAATACTTTACGAGCTTTAGAAGAAGGTTTAGAAAATTTTGCAGGATGTGCTGTGGTAATTTCGCACGATAGATGGTTTTTAGATCGTATTTGTACACATATCTTAGCTTTCGAAGGAGATAGTCAAGTGTATTTCTTTGAAGGTTCTTTCTCTGATTATGAAGAGAACAAGAAGAAGCGTTTAGGAGGAGATTTAATGCCTAAGCGAATTAAATATAAGAAGTTAATCAGGTAA
- a CDS encoding GNAT family N-acetyltransferase, with protein sequence MKVQQEDNDKKGEFYIEVEGNRAALMTYTWAGKDKLIIDHTEVGDDLRGKGVGYKLVAASVNFARSKNIKILPLCPFAKSVFDKKPEYSDVLA encoded by the coding sequence ATGAAAGTACAGCAAGAAGACAATGATAAAAAAGGAGAGTTCTATATTGAAGTTGAAGGGAATAGAGCTGCTTTAATGACGTATACTTGGGCAGGTAAGGATAAATTAATTATAGATCATACTGAAGTTGGTGATGATTTAAGAGGAAAAGGAGTAGGATATAAGTTGGTAGCAGCCTCGGTAAATTTTGCTAGAAGTAAAAATATCAAAATTCTTCCATTATGCCCATTTGCTAAATCAGTTTTTGATAAAAAGCCTGAATACTCAGACGTTTTAGCTTAA
- a CDS encoding (4Fe-4S)-binding protein: MSEAKEIVKNYSNNDITVVWKPNKCIHSKKCWKGLIQVFNPQNRPWIKMDGATTERIKKQVEECPSGALSYISKREGSQAAAHTETKVEALEDGPLLIYGTLHVTNLDGTTEKKNKTTAFCRCGASHNKPYCDGTHVKVEFKG; encoded by the coding sequence ATGTCAGAAGCAAAGGAAATTGTAAAGAACTATAGTAATAATGATATTACTGTAGTTTGGAAGCCAAACAAATGTATCCATTCAAAAAAATGTTGGAAAGGTTTGATACAGGTTTTTAATCCACAAAATAGACCTTGGATTAAGATGGATGGAGCTACTACAGAAAGAATTAAAAAGCAAGTAGAGGAATGCCCATCAGGAGCTTTATCATATATTTCAAAAAGAGAAGGGAGTCAAGCAGCAGCTCATACAGAAACTAAGGTAGAAGCATTAGAAGATGGTCCTTTATTAATTTACGGAACTCTGCATGTAACTAATCTGGATGGTACAACAGAAAAGAAAAATAAAACAACTGCTTTTTGCAGGTGTGGGGCTTCTCATAACAAACCATATTGTGATGGTACACATGTAAAAGTTGAGTTTAAAGGGTAA